The Gossypium hirsutum isolate 1008001.06 chromosome D02, Gossypium_hirsutum_v2.1, whole genome shotgun sequence region tatgtttttcatttgttaaaattagtccctatacttttattttttaacaacttaaattttttctatttttctcccttcttcatctcttttaatgtagtttttctatgttttctatttgttaaaactaaaggggaagaagaaaaaaaaataaagaaataaaaaaattgttcaaaaaactaaaagtatagggactagttttaacaaatggaaaacataggaaaattatgttaaaagagatggagaatgaagaaaaatagaaagagaAACACAAGATAatggaaagtaaagaaaaaacaaaaagaggaaagttaaaataacataaaaactaaattgctcaaaatgaaaaaaatatggggaccaattgtataatttaacctaaaatttttgtttgaaataacgATTTAACTTGTCACGTCATCTTAACGATAATTAACGACTCaataactaaaatgttacaacatgttaactaagtgactaaaatgtaacatgtcaaatataagtaactaaaatgtaacctaaggtaaacaaaagtgactattttggtagtttactcttaatttttgtatatatatttttgttatggATGGATTTTGTTAAtcacaatattaatattttccatcaattatacatattttcactggtataataataaatttagaactCAAAATCtacacattttgtcaatttgataTTAATTTAACGAAATTTACCCGCAATATTTACACATCTTGTCGATATTtacacaaaatatataaacatcaaggactaaatttattattatgtaccaatcaaaattaaaaaattaatgatgtgcttaattatttttaattgttcacttttaattattcttaattgttgactttaaaaattaaagactttttttttcctatttccTACTGAAGTATAGTATTCCGACACTGATACGGAATTTAAGgacctataatgaaattaagccttttattattaaatgatacCTCATTAGTCCTCACTGTCACTCAGCTCTTTTTTCTCTTCAGTCCACAGTCATCGTCACCAAATCTCCATAGCCAAAAATCCTTCCTTTTTCTCTTTCCCTCTTATTTATAATCCCTTTCTTTCCTCCCAAATGTTCTCTCAAACCCAATCCCATTTCCTTTCATTTCCTTCCAAATCCCTTCCTTTCTATCCTCCTCTCTTCCCCAACAAAAGCCCTTTCCTTTCATTCCCTCCTTTCAAAACCCCCACCATTTCTCTCCCAACAAAATCCATGATTTCCAGCTCCAAACTCTCTAATCACATCGACCCATTGTTGAACGACACCCAACTCGACCGTTTTGCGGAAGTGGGCAATAAGCTAGCTGATGCCGCTGGCGAAGTCATCCGCGGTTACTTTAGGAAGAAATTCGAGATTcttgataaagaagatttgaGTAAGTCATTGaagaatttgagaaaaaaatggtGCAAAATTTGTTGACTTTATTGAATATTTTTTCATTCTATAGGTCCAGTGACGATTGCTGATCAAGCTGCTGAAGAATCTATGGTTTCGATTATATTGGAGAATTTTCCTTCTCATGCTGTGTGAGTAATaatggggttttttttttgttttcaatgttgggtttcatttttttaatataattttcttgTTTGCTAAGAATGATTTGTAATTGTTCAATGACTGTAGTTATGGAGAAGAAAAAGGATGGAGGTGTAAAGAGGAATCTGCAGATTATGTTTGGGTTTTAGACCCTATAGATGGCACAAAAAGTTTCATAACtggtattttagtttattctctatatttttattcaaattattgtATTAGTTTCATTGTTAAATTTGGTTTATGCTACCCAATTTTCCAGGAAAACCAGTGTTTGGTACTCTCATTGCTTTGTTGAAGAAAGGTAAACCTGTAAGTTTTCACTTATATACCCTCTTTAGTACTCTGTGGTTTGTGCTAATagttgtttaaattttgatttatgggGCAAAATTATACCTTTTCGAGCAATGTTAGCTTGCTCACCATTAACTGAAGGCCCCATTTTAGCAGTGGAAGCCCCTTGCAATGTCGCCTTTTGAGCTTGCATAAAGCTGGCTTTGTATTAAGTGCattaattgagtttaattatacCAGTTGGCATGAATATGTTGAGTTCATCATCTGaacttgtttgtttctttttaatcCTATTCAATAAACATAGTTTCCAATTATACCATCCTTAAGAGTTcttaattttgcttttgattGCTGTCTGATTATCCCTCTTTTTTGTCTCTCCTATTTCTTTCAGATTCTTGGTATAATTGATCAGCCTGTTCTTAGAGAAAGATGGATCGGAATAAGTGGAAGGATAACTACATTGAATGGACAAGAAGTGGCTACACGAGCTTGTACAGAACTGTCACGAGCATATTTGTATGTTTTTCTCGTTGTTTAGTTTAATATGATAAGAGTTTGTCATGCAAAACCTGAGTCTCCAAAAAGGACTCCCTTATACCTGTTTACCACTATAGTAATAAATGCATGCATACAATTCCTGCTTATACCTGTTTACCATCTTTTTCTCTCTTATCTTCTTGTTACTTTTCTTTATGTGTTTAGGTACACCACAAGTCCACATCTGTTCAGCGGAGATGCTAATGAGGCATTTGCCCGTGTTAGAGATAAGGTATTTGATTAAATGTACCGCTTTAGTTGATATAAAGATAAATCACGAATGTACACTTATCCTGTGACATAGTTATTTGATGCTTCTCCTGACCTTTAAAACCTATGGATTTTTCTCTTAATATGcattggaaaatttaaaaatatttaagataATCACGGGGAACAGCCTAAGTATAACAAAAACTTTGAAGAATTCTGTACTTTTGGCCTGTTTTTCCATATTGGCCTATACAACAATttccaaaatgaaagaaaagccGGTATCCTCGATTTGGTCCTTTTCTTTGGGCTCGGATATGTTTGTCCTAGTTCTCACTTACTTGGTTTTGACTTCTCATGTTTTCAACAGGTCAAAGTGCCGCTATATGGCTGTGACTGCTACGCTTATGCCCTCTTGGCTTCCGGTTATGTGGATCTTGTCGTTGAGTCCGGCCTCCGGGTACGAACTTCTTTTCCTTTTGGTACAATGAAAGTTGAAATGACCCAGGACTGTCATTCGCAATCCAATCTTGAAGAGCACATTACTACATAATCTGAtgggttttattttttcaaaccaaattttttgTCAGCCATACGATTTCCTTGCACTTATACCTGTTATAGAAGGTGCTGGGGGTGTTATTACTGACTGGAAAGGCAATCATCTTCATTGGGAAGCTTCTTCAACTTCACGTGCAACAAGTACGCCCTTTCTCtcgaactttttcctttttctttccatgAAAGTTGAACTTTGAATCAAGTTTTGGTTTATTCAGTCCACGGTATATAAAAACTGAATCAACCAAATGCGCACACCCCTAGTTAGAACATTGCTGATCaagtcattttttttcttttttgggttatCTTCTAGGCTTTAATGTAGTGGCAGCTGGAGATAAACTAATTCATCAACAAGCTTTAGATGCTTTGCAATGGCAGTGAAAGATTTTACTGTTTGTTTTAAAACCCTAACATCCATACAAATGGTAAGTTTTCTTGAGCTCTTTTGTTATAGTTATGGCATTAGTTTGAGAACTATTTGACTCAAGAAATCAACTAgtgggatgaaattgaaagaaaccaAAACTGGTgactaaaaatcataaattaaatggGAGATTGCATTTAGCATTTTTGCTATGTTGTATATCATAATACAATCATTATTTATTTGATATGAAAAATTTTCAGTTCTCTTGTATGTGTAGATTACCATGAATGCGAttcctttataaaattttagttgtTAGATGGATTTGacttaaagtatttttaaaactttgggatgattaatgcaataataaaataaataaacaaacctGTTTTAGAGGAATAATACATGGTTTTGGTTTTAGTTGATTGAGATTTAGCTCGGTTGGTATCTTTGCTGTTACAAGGATATAGGTTCGGGCGTATTTAAACCAATGTTATTTTTtgatttaagggtttagggttacaGATAGTAACAAGATTTGCATAAATAAAATTAGACTGGTGGTTAAAAAAATCAGATAACTGATtcagttttaattaaataaattattaaaaataaaaaatatatatttaaccatttataaaAACCAGTTCAATTGTCTGTAtccataaaaaaatcaattcaattcaacCCCTTGGTTCAGACTGCTATACCAACTAGTCCGGTTTAGTTTCAACAACCACTATTGAAAGTATGGATTTAGTGCAAGGTTTTTAGATTCGGACTGGTGATCAAACCGGTCAAGTGATTGGCTTACTAGTCCAATCGGTTTGTTCAACTAGATTAAATGAATcattaaagaattttaaaaaaatattcggTTCAACCAATTTGTACCGATTTTTAAGTCACCCGATTTAATcgctttttacaatttaatatgcCGATCAATTTCTGATTTAACCAATTCGACTGGCTGATAGCGTGATTTTAAAGCTAGTGACAAAAATGATATGCTTATTAATGTGCATTAATTTTTTGCAAGCTAATTAACATTAATTATTAGTACAAAACGTTACGTTTATTATCGTCAAAAGGGAAAAAGAATACCatttttctctatttatttttctgGTTTTCTTCATCAAATCTCACACTCCATTCCTCAAAATCTCCAAAACTACTCGAATTTCCAGTCAATGGAGAATCAAACCAGAGTTGCCATAGGAATCCCAGCACCTAATTACCTAATAACCACACACCAACCACCACTTTTTATTGCAAATTATCCAACACCACCACCAGCACAACAACAATCTCTGTCATGTCCGCCACTGTTCATAACCACATCCGTCTTAATCATCATTCTCTTCATTTCACTTGCTTTCACTGGTTTCTACTTCACTTATCAACAAAACAACCCTCCAATCATTCGTATCGAATCCATTGCTGCTTTTAACATTACTAATTGGCTTATAACTCTCTCTTTAAAGAATCCCAACAAGTATGCTTCAATACATTACGAGAAGATTCAGGTTTCAGTGTCCGAGTTTGACGATAAATGGCGTGTTATTTGTCCTGTTGATGAGCTCGACCAGGTCGAAAACGGAGAGAATCTAATGGACGTGGATGTTTTCGGGTTGGTGGACTCGAAAATGGTGGAAGTGGTGTTGAAAATGGATGCTGTGGTCTGTTTACAAGCTAAGTATATGCAGAAACATTGGCAAATGTTAGAAGTTGATTGTGGGGTGGTTGTAGTTCAGCCGAGGATGAACACGACGGTGGGTCGATCCAATCGGTGTAACGTTCGTCTCCGGTGAATTGTTCATTGCTTAGTAGCGTTCTTGTTTCCTTGTTATAGATTGTAATGCAAGCAACTTATAGTGGTACTAATTGTTATGGATGGATTTTGTAAGGGTTAACAGTGGTTTATATAATGAAACGGGCATTTATCTATCACCGCCCGCTGATCAATTAGGTACTCATTCTCTCGCACTATATCAAGTCGAGGTCATGCTATCTGTCACACGAGTTCAAATTCAATATCTCCTTGTATAGGATTTCACATTAAAACTCTGATATTATTTCGATCATTTTCAGATTTTGATATGAGCTTGGATACTTTCGGATTCCCATAAcgcaaaaataaattaatgggtGGTAAAAATTTATGCTTTGATACTTAAATCAGTAAAAGAGTTTATTTAATCGTTAAAGTTGTTCTCTCAATGATTGGTCTGCCTGCAAAAAAGGACAATACCGACACATGAGCATGGTGTTAGCACTATATGAGGAAAAATAGGAACACTAGACCAGTCGTAATATTTTTTTACTGGTAAAATTACCTCTTCAGTCTCTCTTAATAACGATATTGAACAAATTGGTCCCTTTAAAGAAAGGAATAATTAAATCTCTATCAATTTCAAAAGTAAgcaattaaggacaattaatcacacgttaatatttttcgtcaattgtacataattttgatcggtataatagtaaatttagccCTCGATATTCAtacattttgtcaatttgatcctgattttaaaaaaatgcaaCAAATTTAATCTCGACATTCACAAATTTACACAAATGGTAcaaataaaatttgttaaatcaagatcaaattgacaaaacgtattgttattataccaatcaaaattatatacaattgataaaagaaaatattaatgtCATGAttaattaactttaattgttcGATTTCCAAATTGATTGggattaattgtccttagttgcttAATTAATATCGAAATTGTCTAGCTATAGATAAATGTTGATAAAAACAGATAATGCAACTCATTCAAAGATGTCATCTTCATTGTTAAATtgggttcaattttttttaatcaaaggGGATGAGCTAAGTTGATGCCAATAATGGCACCCAACTCCCTGtaagagaatttaaaaaaaaaacaccatgGAAATAACTACAAAACCATTCTTTGAATAACATTGTATAAAGTGTCTAGAAATAGCAGCATTAATCATCACGAAAAGCTCTAAAAATTGGTTCCACCATTGACCATGTCCAAAGCTTTTGTTAGCCAACAAAAAGAAAGGATCTTTCTCCGCAAACATTGCCTCATAATTAGGACAAAACACAAAAACACCAAATTTTGTTGTCAATCCCTTTTAGCCATTATAATTCACAAGACAAAAACAGCAAAACAAACCCAACAAAGTTTAGTTTCATTTTTCATAATATAACATTATTTACCCTTTAGTTTCACTTTGTTGGGTTCCACTTCCGGACTACATCCCTCTCATCCAGGAGGGATGGAGATAGAAAAAAAGCCGAAAAAGCATAAAACCAATCTTTTTCTATCCTCCATTTtgtcatcaccatcatcatcatccgTATCGATGGCGATCCTCCTGGTGTTGTTTTATATCTTTGTTTGTTGCCCTGTAGTTATTATTGCTTCCAGCACTCCTACTGGT contains the following coding sequences:
- the LOC107908803 gene encoding bifunctional phosphatase IMPL2, chloroplastic, which gives rise to MFSQTQSHFLSFPSKSLPFYPPLFPNKSPFLSFPPFKTPTISLPTKSMISSSKLSNHIDPLLNDTQLDRFAEVGNKLADAAGEVIRGYFRKKFEILDKEDLSPVTIADQAAEESMVSIILENFPSHAVYGEEKGWRCKEESADYVWVLDPIDGTKSFITGKPVFGTLIALLKKGKPILGIIDQPVLRERWIGISGRITTLNGQEVATRACTELSRAYLYTTSPHLFSGDANEAFARVRDKVKVPLYGCDCYAYALLASGYVDLVVESGLRPYDFLALIPVIEGAGGVITDWKGNHLHWEASSTSRATSFNVVAAGDKLIHQQALDALQWQ